The following proteins are encoded in a genomic region of Nonomuraea muscovyensis:
- a CDS encoding hydantoinase/oxoprolinase family protein: MRSVRIGVDTGGTFTDVVAVDEQTGEIVTTKTPSTPANPAEGFAAGIAKLGELDVTAVVHGTTVATNQLLEDRIAGLGFITTEGFEFVLEIARQSVPDGYGNSYFWVKPPRIVPVHLVRTVGGRLDHLGAEVWPFAEEQAVEVARWYRARGITTIGVCFLHAYANPEHERRMRDVLAREHPEAVVSISSDVLREYREYERSVTTLVDAAVKPAMRRYLADVSARLGMPFSVMKSNGGVLSAREVAHQPITTVLSGPAAGALGAALIASTAGHPSVITLDGGGTSTDVAVVIDGEPSITTEGSVGRYPCKIPMIDIVTVGAGGGSVAWISPEGTLKVGPRSAGADPGPLCYRRGGTEVTVTDAHVYLGRIPPHLLGGEIPLDYDAARMGVQALADKLGLTPERTATGILEISAFNQSNAIRRLTVKRGLDVRDFPLVTFGGSGPLLACRLIDILGLPAVVVPPEPGNVSAFGLLTVDVKNDYVRTYVTRELSLQAAARIFGELEGRAAEELEREGFAEPVFARSADLRYYGQAYEVRVPAPAGGLDEEWRAEVLTRFHDAHEKLYGYAYRDDPRQAVEWVNLRVSGIGPINRPAIRRDPYPKTEARTSTRRVVFEEPCEAPVHQRAALDAGTVVEGPAVIEEYGSTIPIHPGFTATVDEYGNVEVRRGPAEERG, from the coding sequence ATGCGAAGCGTCCGAATCGGAGTCGACACCGGGGGAACGTTCACCGACGTCGTGGCGGTGGACGAGCAGACCGGTGAGATCGTCACCACGAAGACCCCCTCCACGCCCGCGAACCCGGCCGAGGGGTTCGCCGCGGGCATCGCCAAGCTGGGCGAGCTCGACGTGACCGCCGTCGTGCACGGCACCACGGTGGCCACCAACCAGCTTCTCGAAGATCGGATCGCCGGCCTCGGGTTCATCACGACCGAGGGGTTCGAGTTCGTCCTGGAGATCGCCAGGCAGAGCGTGCCCGACGGCTACGGCAACTCCTACTTCTGGGTCAAGCCGCCCCGGATCGTCCCCGTCCACCTGGTACGGACCGTCGGCGGGCGGCTCGACCACCTCGGCGCCGAGGTGTGGCCGTTCGCCGAGGAGCAGGCCGTCGAGGTGGCCCGCTGGTACCGGGCCCGGGGCATCACCACGATCGGCGTGTGCTTCCTGCACGCCTACGCCAACCCCGAGCACGAGCGCCGCATGCGCGACGTGCTGGCCCGCGAGCACCCGGAGGCCGTGGTCTCCATCTCCAGCGACGTGCTGCGCGAGTACCGCGAGTACGAGCGGTCCGTCACCACGCTCGTGGACGCCGCGGTCAAGCCGGCCATGCGCCGCTACCTCGCCGACGTCTCCGCCCGGCTCGGCATGCCGTTCTCGGTCATGAAGTCCAACGGCGGCGTGCTGTCGGCGCGCGAGGTCGCGCACCAGCCGATCACCACCGTCCTGTCCGGGCCGGCGGCGGGCGCGCTCGGGGCGGCGCTCATCGCCTCCACGGCCGGTCACCCGTCGGTGATCACGCTCGACGGCGGCGGAACCTCCACGGACGTCGCCGTCGTCATCGACGGCGAGCCGTCCATCACCACCGAGGGGTCCGTCGGCCGCTACCCGTGCAAGATCCCGATGATCGACATCGTGACCGTGGGCGCCGGCGGCGGCTCGGTCGCGTGGATCTCGCCCGAGGGCACGCTCAAGGTCGGCCCCCGCTCGGCGGGCGCCGACCCGGGCCCGCTCTGCTACCGCCGCGGCGGCACCGAGGTGACGGTCACCGACGCGCACGTCTACCTCGGCCGCATCCCGCCCCACCTGCTCGGCGGCGAGATCCCGCTCGACTACGACGCCGCCCGCATGGGCGTCCAGGCGCTGGCCGACAAGCTCGGCCTCACCCCCGAGCGGACCGCGACGGGCATCCTGGAGATCAGCGCGTTCAACCAGAGCAACGCGATCCGCCGGCTGACCGTCAAACGCGGGCTCGACGTGCGCGACTTCCCGCTGGTGACGTTCGGCGGTTCGGGGCCGCTGCTCGCCTGCCGGCTCATCGACATCCTCGGCCTGCCCGCCGTCGTCGTGCCGCCCGAGCCGGGCAACGTCTCGGCGTTCGGGCTGCTCACGGTGGACGTCAAGAACGACTACGTGCGCACGTACGTCACGCGCGAGTTGTCCCTGCAGGCGGCGGCCAGGATCTTCGGCGAGCTGGAGGGGCGGGCGGCCGAGGAACTGGAGCGCGAGGGCTTCGCCGAGCCGGTCTTCGCGCGCAGCGCGGACCTGCGCTACTACGGCCAGGCGTACGAGGTGCGCGTCCCCGCCCCGGCGGGCGGCCTCGACGAGGAGTGGCGGGCCGAGGTGCTCACCCGCTTCCACGACGCCCACGAGAAGCTGTACGGCTACGCCTACCGCGACGACCCGCGGCAGGCCGTCGAATGGGTCAACCTGCGCGTCTCCGGCATCGGGCCGATCAACCGGCCGGCCATCCGCCGCGACCCGTACCCGAAGACCGAGGCCCGGACGTCGACCCGGCGGGTCGTCTTCGAGGAGCCGTGCGAGGCACCCGTCCACCAGCGGGCCGCGCTCGACGCCGGCACCGTGGTCGAGGGTCCCGCGGTGATCGAGGAGTACGGCTCGACCATCCCCATCCACCCGGGCTTCACCGCGACGGTGGACGAGTACGGCAACGTGGAGGTGCGCCGTGGACCGGCCGAAGAACGCGGCTGA
- a CDS encoding thymidine kinase: protein MLKFYFGPMDCGKSTLALQMNYNHGRQGRRGLVLTKHDRSGGARVTSRIGLGLEAVEVVDSLDLVELVTGQTGLDYLICDEACFYSVEQIEQLADLVDGHGIDVYAFGLASDFRSVMFPAAQRLFELADEVCRLQVEVLCWCGRPGLLNGRIVGGELVRTGEQVVIGDTDDSPVRYQVLCRRHHRAGLLGEGT from the coding sequence GTGCTCAAGTTCTACTTCGGCCCGATGGACTGCGGGAAGTCCACGCTCGCCCTGCAGATGAACTACAACCACGGCCGCCAGGGCCGGCGCGGCCTGGTGCTGACCAAGCACGACCGGTCGGGCGGCGCCCGGGTCACCAGCAGGATCGGGCTCGGGCTGGAGGCGGTCGAGGTCGTCGACTCGCTCGATCTGGTGGAGCTGGTGACCGGGCAGACCGGGCTCGACTACCTGATCTGCGACGAGGCGTGCTTCTACTCGGTCGAGCAGATCGAGCAGCTCGCCGACCTGGTGGACGGGCACGGGATCGACGTCTACGCCTTCGGGCTGGCCTCCGACTTCAGGTCCGTGATGTTCCCGGCGGCGCAGCGGTTGTTCGAGCTGGCCGACGAGGTGTGCCGGCTGCAGGTCGAGGTGCTGTGCTGGTGCGGCCGGCCGGGGCTGCTGAACGGGCGGATCGTGGGCGGGGAGCTGGTGCGCACCGGCGAGCAGGTGGTGATCGGCGACACCGACGACTCGCCCGTGCGCTACCAGGTGCTGTGCCGCCGCCACCACCGCGCCGGTCTCCTCGGCGAGGGCACCTGA
- a CDS encoding DsbA family oxidoreductase produces the protein MKVEIFSDVACPWCYIGHARFARAAERFRARGGRLEVTMRPFQLNPDAPAEGEPLLGALERKFGANVAQMTERVAGVAADDGLEVRFDRAVSANTFEAHRLIELATRQGRGEQMAERLFRAHFTDGLNVADPGVLAGLAAEAGVDDTGEGAAEVRDQLGRAGSLGITGVPLFLFEEKFAVSGAQPEETFTAAIDEVAERTGQTPITTLAAPADGCDDDGYCAV, from the coding sequence ATGAAGGTTGAAATATTTTCGGACGTCGCCTGCCCCTGGTGCTACATCGGGCACGCCCGCTTCGCCCGCGCGGCCGAGCGGTTCCGCGCCAGGGGCGGCCGGCTGGAGGTCACGATGCGGCCGTTCCAGCTCAACCCCGACGCCCCGGCGGAGGGCGAGCCGCTGCTCGGCGCGCTTGAGCGGAAGTTCGGCGCGAACGTCGCCCAGATGACCGAACGCGTCGCCGGGGTGGCCGCCGACGACGGGCTGGAGGTGCGCTTCGACCGGGCTGTCAGCGCCAACACCTTCGAGGCGCACCGCCTGATCGAGCTGGCCACCCGCCAGGGACGCGGCGAGCAGATGGCCGAGCGCCTGTTCCGGGCCCACTTCACCGACGGGCTCAACGTCGCCGACCCCGGTGTGCTCGCCGGGCTGGCCGCCGAGGCGGGCGTCGACGACACCGGCGAGGGCGCGGCCGAGGTGCGCGACCAGCTCGGCCGGGCCGGCAGCCTGGGTATCACCGGCGTGCCGCTCTTCCTGTTCGAGGAGAAGTTCGCCGTGTCGGGGGCGCAGCCGGAGGAGACGTTCACGGCCGCCATCGACGAGGTCGCCGAACGCACCGGCCAGACCCCGATCACCACGCTCGCGGCCCCCGCCGACGGCTGCGACGACGACGGCTACTGCGCCGTCTGA
- a CDS encoding SRPBCC family protein, translated as MKVAGNAVIGVDRDRLWAALRDPAVLVRTIPGCERLEETGLDTYRMTVNAGVASVKGVYQGEVALGEPHAPERFVLRARGQGAPGTVDATVRVRLSEVDGGTRVDYDADAVIGGMIGGVGQRMLGSVARRTAAEFFSAVEDHLLAPASGPEGPVASGVPVPPEVPIPMEGPVPSEGPAAPEGPAEPGAPASQAVATAVPPAAGRAPAVYERPAATRADGRRTETRPWVMLASFGMGAGVALAGAAIGWLFGRAGRR; from the coding sequence GTGAAGGTCGCAGGGAACGCCGTGATCGGCGTCGACAGAGATCGATTGTGGGCCGCGCTGCGGGACCCGGCGGTGCTGGTGCGCACGATCCCCGGCTGCGAGCGCCTGGAGGAGACCGGCCTCGACACCTACCGGATGACCGTCAACGCGGGGGTGGCGTCCGTCAAGGGCGTCTACCAGGGCGAGGTGGCCCTGGGCGAGCCGCACGCCCCCGAGCGCTTCGTGCTGCGGGCGCGCGGCCAGGGCGCCCCCGGCACGGTGGACGCCACGGTCCGGGTACGGCTCAGCGAGGTCGACGGGGGCACCCGGGTCGACTACGACGCCGACGCGGTGATCGGCGGCATGATCGGCGGGGTGGGGCAGCGCATGCTCGGCTCGGTGGCCAGGCGGACGGCGGCGGAGTTCTTCTCGGCCGTCGAGGACCACCTGCTCGCGCCCGCTTCCGGGCCCGAAGGGCCCGTGGCCTCCGGAGTCCCCGTCCCGCCGGAAGTCCCCATCCCGATGGAAGGCCCCGTCCCGTCGGAAGGCCCCGCCGCGCCGGAAGGTCCCGCGGAGCCGGGGGCGCCGGCGTCGCAGGCGGTGGCCACCGCCGTGCCGCCGGCTGCCGGGCGCGCGCCCGCCGTCTACGAGCGGCCCGCGGCGACGCGCGCCGACGGGCGGCGCACGGAGACCCGCCCGTGGGTGATGCTGGCCTCGTTCGGCATGGGCGCCGGCGTGGCCCTCGCCGGGGCCGCGATCGGCTGGCTGTTCGGCCGCGCCGGCCGCCGCTGA
- a CDS encoding cytochrome ubiquinol oxidase subunit I has protein sequence MDALDLARWQFGVTTVYHFLFVPLTIGLGVFVAGLQTAWHRTGKEHYLRLTKFFGKLFLINFAMGVVTGIVQEFQFGMNWSEYSTFVGDVFGAPLALEALLAFFMESTFLGLWIFGWDRLPKRVHLACIWAAAIGSNLSAYFILAANAWMKHPVGYEVVDGRARMTDLWAVLTNSTALAQVPHVVGAAFIVAGGFVLAVSGYWLLRTRAPMWRGAARAALVMTAVAGAVVAGSGDLSAKLTHEQQPMKLASAEGLERDTAGAPFTIVPGVEVPKLLSFLSTGDFDATVQGTEDLQRRYEERFGPGDYRPDQAVVFWSYRVMISFGLTTVGLSVLGLWLTRRRRDLPPWLARLFVLALPLPLLAVTAGWLLSEIGRQPWTVTGELLTAASVSPGVSLTEVAVSLTIFTLLYGALAVVEAVLLARHVRRGPEESEPAPAAERLEPSLMY, from the coding sequence ATGGACGCACTCGACCTAGCGCGGTGGCAGTTCGGCGTGACCACCGTCTACCACTTTCTGTTCGTGCCGCTGACGATCGGCCTCGGCGTCTTCGTGGCGGGGCTGCAGACGGCGTGGCACCGGACCGGCAAGGAGCACTACCTCCGGCTGACCAAGTTCTTCGGCAAGCTGTTCCTGATCAACTTCGCCATGGGGGTGGTCACGGGCATCGTGCAGGAGTTCCAGTTCGGGATGAACTGGAGCGAGTACTCCACCTTCGTGGGTGACGTGTTCGGCGCCCCGCTGGCACTGGAGGCGCTGCTGGCGTTCTTCATGGAGTCCACGTTCCTGGGGCTGTGGATCTTCGGGTGGGACCGGCTGCCGAAGCGCGTGCACCTGGCGTGCATCTGGGCCGCCGCGATCGGCTCCAACCTGTCGGCGTACTTCATCCTCGCGGCCAACGCCTGGATGAAGCACCCGGTCGGCTACGAGGTCGTGGACGGCAGGGCCCGGATGACCGACCTGTGGGCGGTGCTGACCAACTCCACGGCGCTGGCCCAGGTGCCCCACGTGGTCGGGGCGGCCTTCATCGTGGCGGGCGGCTTCGTGCTGGCGGTGAGCGGCTACTGGCTGCTGCGCACCAGGGCCCCCATGTGGCGCGGCGCGGCGCGTGCGGCGCTGGTGATGACGGCCGTCGCGGGGGCGGTCGTCGCGGGCAGCGGCGACCTGTCCGCCAAGCTCACCCACGAGCAGCAGCCGATGAAGCTGGCCTCCGCCGAGGGGCTGGAGCGCGACACGGCGGGCGCGCCGTTCACGATCGTGCCCGGCGTGGAGGTCCCCAAGCTTCTCAGCTTCCTGTCCACCGGCGACTTCGACGCCACCGTCCAGGGCACCGAGGACCTCCAGCGCCGCTACGAGGAGCGGTTCGGCCCCGGCGACTACCGGCCCGACCAGGCCGTGGTCTTCTGGTCCTACCGGGTGATGATCAGCTTCGGACTGACCACGGTGGGCCTGTCGGTGCTCGGCCTGTGGCTGACGCGGCGCCGCCGCGACCTGCCGCCCTGGCTGGCCAGGCTGTTCGTGCTGGCGCTGCCCCTGCCGCTGCTCGCGGTGACCGCGGGCTGGCTGCTCAGCGAGATCGGCCGCCAGCCGTGGACGGTCACGGGCGAGTTGCTCACCGCCGCGAGCGTCTCCCCCGGCGTCAGCCTGACCGAGGTCGCCGTCTCGCTGACGATCTTCACCCTGCTGTACGGCGCGCTGGCGGTGGTCGAGGCCGTCCTCCTGGCCAGGCACGTGCGCCGGGGCCCCGAGGAGTCCGAGCCGGCGCCCGCGGCCGAGCGGCTAGAGCCGTCCCTGATGTATTGA
- the cydB gene encoding cytochrome d ubiquinol oxidase subunit II produces the protein MIDLWFVIIAFLWTGYFMLEGFDFGVGLLAPFVSRDDTEQRQSLQTIGPVWDGNEVWLITAVGAMFAAFPAWYAGVFSAFYLPVVLVLVGLIVRGVGLEWRGKVTDPVWCDLGIVVGSALPAFLWGAVFANMVLGTALAAVVGGVFTLALCVLHGAVFLALRTDGPVRRRARAAALAAGAVTLPLAVVALANLAFGAGAAGLPETGPVFDARSVPALAAMGALAAAVALIWRRREGWAFAATATAIALTSVSVFTVLRVVPLPGLTLAEAASGPYTLTMLTWIGLIALPFVLVYQGWTYWVFRKRVSLAH, from the coding sequence GTGATCGACCTGTGGTTCGTCATCATCGCCTTCCTGTGGACCGGCTACTTCATGCTGGAGGGCTTCGACTTCGGCGTGGGGCTGCTCGCCCCGTTCGTCAGCCGTGACGACACCGAGCAGCGGCAGAGCCTGCAGACGATCGGGCCGGTCTGGGACGGCAACGAGGTGTGGCTGATCACCGCGGTCGGCGCCATGTTCGCGGCCTTCCCCGCCTGGTATGCCGGCGTTTTCAGCGCCTTCTACCTGCCCGTGGTGCTCGTCCTGGTGGGCCTCATCGTCCGGGGCGTCGGCCTGGAGTGGCGCGGCAAGGTGACCGACCCGGTCTGGTGCGACCTCGGCATCGTGGTGGGCAGCGCACTGCCGGCGTTCCTGTGGGGCGCGGTCTTCGCCAACATGGTGCTCGGCACCGCGCTCGCGGCCGTCGTGGGCGGGGTGTTCACGCTGGCGCTGTGTGTGCTGCACGGCGCCGTGTTCCTGGCGCTGCGCACCGACGGCCCCGTACGGCGGCGCGCCCGGGCGGCGGCGCTGGCCGCGGGCGCGGTGACGCTGCCGCTCGCCGTCGTCGCGCTGGCCAACCTCGCCTTCGGCGCGGGCGCGGCCGGCCTGCCGGAGACCGGCCCGGTGTTCGACGCGCGGTCGGTGCCCGCGCTGGCGGCCATGGGGGCGCTGGCGGCGGCGGTGGCCCTCATCTGGCGGCGGCGCGAGGGGTGGGCGTTCGCCGCCACGGCGACGGCCATCGCGCTGACCTCGGTGTCGGTCTTCACCGTGCTGCGCGTGGTGCCGCTGCCCGGCCTGACGCTGGCCGAGGCGGCCTCCGGCCCCTACACGCTGACCATGCTCACCTGGATCGGGCTGATCGCGCTGCCGTTCGTCCTCGTCTACCAGGGGTGGACCTACTGGGTGTTCCGGAAGCGCGTCTCACTGGCTCACTGA
- a CDS encoding SSI family serine proteinase inhibitor, with translation MLFRRTMPVAAAAGLALLLGAAPATATSVTPYDPVGVYVLTVTPDDGTTAEPLASSTLLCGPDGGAHAAAAAACGQLRRTQGRAERIPEDPGPCTREYAPVRVGAVGMWRGQRREYARTFANRCVAIRATGGILFAF, from the coding sequence ATGCTGTTCCGGCGAACCATGCCCGTGGCCGCCGCGGCCGGCCTGGCGCTCCTGCTGGGCGCTGCTCCGGCCACCGCGACGTCCGTCACCCCGTACGACCCCGTCGGCGTCTACGTGCTGACCGTCACCCCCGACGACGGCACCACCGCAGAACCCCTGGCGTCGTCGACGCTGCTCTGCGGCCCAGACGGCGGCGCGCACGCCGCGGCGGCGGCGGCCTGCGGGCAGTTGCGCCGCACCCAGGGCCGAGCCGAGCGCATCCCCGAGGACCCGGGGCCGTGCACCCGCGAATACGCCCCGGTCCGCGTCGGCGCCGTCGGGATGTGGCGCGGGCAGCGCCGCGAATACGCCCGGACATTTGCCAACCGGTGCGTGGCGATACGCGCCACCGGCGGCATACTGTTCGCATTCTGA
- a CDS encoding leucine-rich repeat domain-containing protein has product MTTGGEGELRAPGRGLTRVPGTADDLAGVRLIDLAWNDLAELPPWLGGLPSLAELRLDGNRLGALPDLTGLTALRALHLDGNRLTDVPACPPGLETLFLYGNAVAELPPGRLGARLRHLSLGGNRLTGVPGTLWELTCLESLNLAENRLTEVPPAVGGLTALRMLDLAHNRLTTIPPELGDLGLTDYLYLGDNAFTEVPQALGRLDRLAYLGLDANRLTRLPGSLGAMAGLTELRLSGNRLEELPASLGDLGRLRELHLRGNRLTALPPELARLGELRHLDLRDNLLGALPAGIARLTRLAHLDLRNNRLRELPAELADLPALAKLDLRWNKLDGDPEPLRRLRERGCAVLV; this is encoded by the coding sequence GTGACGACGGGTGGAGAGGGCGAGCTGCGTGCGCCCGGCCGGGGGCTGACACGCGTGCCCGGCACAGCGGACGACCTCGCCGGGGTGCGGCTGATCGACCTGGCCTGGAACGACCTGGCCGAGCTGCCGCCGTGGCTCGGCGGCCTGCCGTCGCTGGCCGAGCTGCGGCTCGACGGCAACCGGCTGGGCGCCCTGCCCGACCTCACGGGCCTGACCGCGCTGCGCGCCCTCCACCTCGACGGCAACCGGCTGACGGACGTCCCCGCCTGCCCGCCGGGCCTGGAGACGCTCTTCCTGTACGGCAACGCCGTCGCCGAACTGCCGCCCGGCCGGCTCGGCGCCCGGCTGCGGCACCTGTCGCTCGGCGGCAACCGGCTGACCGGCGTGCCCGGGACGCTCTGGGAGCTGACCTGCCTGGAGTCGCTCAACCTGGCCGAGAACCGGCTCACCGAGGTGCCGCCGGCCGTCGGCGGGCTGACGGCCCTGCGGATGCTCGACCTGGCCCACAACCGGCTCACCACCATCCCGCCCGAGCTGGGCGACCTCGGCCTCACCGACTACCTCTACCTGGGCGACAACGCCTTCACCGAGGTGCCGCAGGCCCTCGGGCGGCTGGACCGGCTCGCCTACCTGGGTCTGGACGCCAACCGGCTGACCCGCCTGCCCGGCTCCCTCGGCGCGATGGCGGGGCTGACGGAGCTGCGGCTGTCCGGCAACCGGCTGGAGGAACTGCCCGCTTCCCTCGGCGACCTGGGCCGGCTGCGCGAGCTGCACCTGCGTGGCAACCGGCTGACCGCGCTGCCGCCGGAGCTGGCCCGGCTCGGCGAGCTGCGCCACCTCGACCTGCGCGACAACCTCCTCGGCGCGCTGCCCGCCGGGATCGCCCGGCTCACCCGGCTCGCCCACCTGGACCTGCGCAACAACCGGCTACGGGAGCTGCCCGCCGAGCTGGCGGACCTGCCCGCCCTGGCCAAGCTCGACCTGCGGTGGAACAAGCTCGACGGCGACCCCGAGCCGCTGCGGCGGCTGCGGGAGCGCGGCTGTGCCGTTCTGGTGTGA
- the cutA gene encoding aerobic carbon-monoxide dehydrogenase large subunit has protein sequence MSTRLFGEPVPRREDGRLLTGRGRYLDDLGAGALEVAFVRSPHAHARIRDIDVSAALDVDGLVAVYTWEDLPERVGRPLPLLIPHPALTHGRTAHPLAREVVRHVGEPVVMVVAADRYLAEDACALIEVDYEVLEPVVGLEEAARGAHLVHEDVPGNVGARLVQEVPSATGASAREAVSAAPHRLAFRLDIERSASMPLEGRGVYARWDGTDLRVYSSTQTSTSVRMAVAAALGVPLPHVEVIAPDVGGGFGVKIVHPWPEEILVPWAAMLLGREVKWTEDRREHFVASAHERAQVQHVEVGFDDEGRVLGLDVTILHDHGAYTPYGIIVPIITSTQLLGPYRIGAYRVEFSSIYTNTVQVTPYRGAGRPQGVFCMERTMDKIARRLGRDRTEVRRVNLIEPHEFPYDQGMTFQDGRPLIYDSGDYPEMLRMVKELIGWDGFERRPGRGIGIACYVEGTGVGPYEGGHVMVTSDGRVHVSTGLTSQGQGHETVFAQIAATELGVPLDRVSVVTGDTRRFGYAVGTFASRAAVMSGNAIALACRKVREKALRIAADALEADPADLEISDGLVRVSGLGAGTPSASIPLSTVAVLANPLRYAFDDEAARATQFAGATSPDRPPVAEGEEPGLEGRDYYSPVRSTFAAGMHAAIVETDPLTAEVRIVRYAVVHDCGRLINPMIVEGQIHGGVAQGVGGALYERMVYDEHGQLVNASFMDFLMPYATEIPRVETAHLETPSPLNPLGIKGAGEAGVIPVSAVLASAVEDAEGIPIDRMPISPSELFELRSGHSGT, from the coding sequence ATGAGCACCAGGCTGTTCGGCGAGCCGGTGCCACGCCGGGAGGACGGCAGGCTGCTCACCGGCCGGGGCCGCTATCTCGACGACCTCGGCGCCGGGGCGCTGGAGGTGGCGTTCGTGCGCTCGCCGCACGCGCACGCCCGCATCCGCGACATCGACGTCTCCGCCGCCCTCGACGTGGACGGCCTGGTCGCCGTCTACACCTGGGAGGACCTGCCCGAACGGGTGGGCCGCCCGCTGCCGCTGCTCATCCCGCACCCCGCGCTCACCCACGGCCGCACCGCCCACCCGCTGGCCCGCGAGGTGGTCAGGCACGTCGGCGAGCCGGTCGTCATGGTGGTGGCCGCCGACCGCTACCTCGCCGAGGACGCCTGCGCGCTCATCGAGGTCGACTACGAGGTGCTCGAACCGGTCGTCGGCCTGGAGGAGGCGGCGCGCGGCGCGCACCTCGTGCACGAGGACGTGCCCGGCAACGTGGGCGCCCGCCTCGTGCAGGAGGTGCCCTCCGCGACCGGCGCGAGCGCCCGCGAGGCCGTCTCGGCGGCGCCGCATCGGCTGGCGTTCCGGCTCGACATCGAACGCAGCGCCAGCATGCCGCTGGAGGGCCGTGGCGTGTACGCCCGATGGGACGGCACCGACCTGCGCGTCTACTCCAGCACCCAGACCTCGACCAGCGTCCGCATGGCCGTCGCCGCCGCGCTCGGCGTGCCGCTGCCGCACGTCGAGGTGATCGCCCCCGACGTGGGCGGCGGGTTCGGCGTCAAGATCGTCCACCCGTGGCCGGAGGAGATCCTGGTGCCGTGGGCGGCGATGCTGCTCGGCCGGGAGGTCAAGTGGACCGAGGACCGGCGCGAGCACTTCGTCGCCTCCGCCCACGAACGTGCCCAGGTGCAGCACGTCGAGGTCGGCTTCGACGACGAGGGCCGGGTGCTCGGGCTGGACGTGACGATCCTGCACGACCACGGGGCGTACACGCCGTACGGGATCATCGTGCCGATCATCACCTCCACCCAGCTGCTCGGACCGTACCGGATCGGCGCCTACCGGGTGGAGTTCAGCTCGATCTACACCAACACCGTGCAGGTCACGCCGTACCGGGGGGCCGGACGGCCGCAGGGCGTGTTCTGCATGGAGCGGACCATGGACAAGATCGCCCGCAGGCTCGGCCGCGACCGCACCGAGGTGCGCCGGGTCAACCTCATCGAACCGCACGAGTTCCCGTACGACCAGGGCATGACGTTCCAGGACGGCCGGCCGCTGATCTACGACAGCGGCGACTACCCGGAGATGCTCCGCATGGTCAAGGAGCTGATCGGCTGGGACGGCTTCGAGCGGCGGCCCGGCCGGGGCATCGGCATCGCCTGCTACGTCGAGGGCACCGGCGTCGGGCCGTACGAGGGCGGGCACGTCATGGTCACCTCCGACGGGCGGGTGCACGTCTCGACCGGCCTCACCTCGCAGGGGCAGGGCCACGAGACGGTGTTCGCGCAGATCGCCGCGACCGAGCTGGGCGTGCCCCTCGACCGCGTCTCGGTGGTCACCGGCGACACGCGCCGCTTCGGCTACGCGGTCGGCACGTTCGCCTCGCGCGCGGCCGTGATGAGCGGCAACGCGATCGCGCTGGCCTGCCGCAAGGTGCGCGAGAAGGCGCTGCGCATCGCCGCCGACGCGCTGGAGGCGGACCCGGCCGACCTGGAGATCTCCGACGGGCTCGTGCGCGTCTCCGGGCTGGGGGCCGGCACGCCGTCGGCCTCGATCCCGCTGTCCACGGTCGCGGTGCTGGCCAACCCGCTGCGCTACGCCTTCGACGACGAGGCGGCCAGGGCCACCCAGTTCGCCGGCGCCACCTCGCCCGACCGGCCGCCCGTGGCGGAGGGCGAGGAGCCTGGACTGGAGGGGCGCGACTACTACTCGCCGGTCAGGTCCACGTTCGCCGCCGGGATGCACGCGGCGATCGTCGAGACCGACCCGCTCACCGCCGAGGTGCGGATCGTCCGCTACGCGGTCGTGCACGACTGCGGCAGGCTGATCAATCCGATGATCGTCGAGGGCCAGATCCACGGCGGGGTGGCCCAGGGAGTCGGCGGCGCCCTGTACGAGCGGATGGTCTACGACGAGCACGGGCAGCTCGTCAACGCCTCGTTCATGGACTTCCTCATGCCGTACGCCACCGAGATCCCGCGCGTGGAGACCGCCCACCTGGAGACGCCCTCGCCGCTCAACCCGCTCGGCATCAAGGGCGCCGGGGAGGCCGGGGTCATCCCGGTGTCCGCCGTGCTGGCCTCGGCCGTCGAGGACGCGGAGGGCATCCCGATCGACCGCATGCCGATCTCGCCGTCGGAGCTGTTCGAGCTCAGGAGCGGCCACTCCGGCACCTGA
- a CDS encoding (2Fe-2S)-binding protein has product MEHEITLVVNGVARRARVPARRLLSDCLRHDLGLTGTHVGCEHGVCGCCTVLLDGEPVRSCLTFAVTVDGRELTTVEGLAGPEGMSPVQRAFAECHALQCGFCTPGFLCTVTALLRENPTPSDEEVLEGISGNLCRCTGYQNIVKAVHRAAELLAEEGR; this is encoded by the coding sequence GTGGAACACGAGATCACCCTGGTGGTGAACGGCGTCGCGCGGCGGGCGCGGGTGCCCGCGCGGCGCCTGCTGTCCGACTGCCTGCGCCACGACCTCGGCCTGACCGGCACGCACGTGGGCTGCGAGCACGGCGTGTGCGGCTGCTGCACGGTGCTGCTGGACGGCGAGCCGGTGCGCTCCTGCCTGACGTTCGCGGTGACCGTGGACGGCCGGGAGCTCACCACGGTGGAGGGGCTGGCCGGGCCGGAGGGGATGTCGCCGGTGCAGCGGGCCTTCGCCGAGTGTCACGCGCTGCAGTGCGGCTTCTGCACGCCCGGCTTCCTGTGCACGGTGACCGCGCTGCTGCGCGAGAACCCCACGCCGTCCGACGAGGAGGTGCTGGAGGGCATCTCCGGCAACCTGTGCCGCTGCACCGGCTACCAGAACATCGTCAAGGCCGTCCACCGGGCCGCCGAACTGCTGGCGGAGGAGGGGCGATGA